The nucleotide window AAAAAAATGATAGAAAAAGGAACAAAAGTACTAAAAGAAGGTTTTGCAAAAATGACAAAAGGGGGCGTCATCATGGATGTGGTAAATGCTGAACAAGCTATTATCGCAGAGGATGCCGGTGCTGTGGCTGTAATGGCGCTTGAAAAAGTCCCTGCGGATATTCGTGCAGCAGGTGGAGTTGCAAGAATGGCGGACCCAACAATAGTTGAGGAAGTGGTTGATGCTGTCTCAATTCCAGTAATGGCAAAGGCCAGAATTGGTCATATTGCAGAGGCACAAATTCTTGAAACTTTAGGTGTGGACATGATTGATGAAAGTGAAGTGTTGACTCCTGCCGATGAAGAATATCACATCAACAAAAAGGAATTCACAATACCATTTGTATGTGGGGCTCGTAATCTTGGTGAAGCGTTAAGAAGGATTGATGAAGGAGCATCAATGATACGTACCAAAGGAGAACCGGGAACCGGAAACATAGTTGAAGCAGTCAGACATATGAGAAAGGTAATGGGTGAAATCAG belongs to uncultured Methanobrevibacter sp. and includes:
- the pdxS gene encoding pyridoxal 5'-phosphate synthase lyase subunit PdxS, with the translated sequence MEKGTKVLKEGFAKMTKGGVIMDVVNAEQAIIAEDAGAVAVMALEKVPADIRAAGGVARMADPTIVEEVVDAVSIPVMAKARIGHIAEAQILETLGVDMIDESEVLTPADEEYHINKKEFTIPFVCGARNLGEALRRIDEGASMIRTKGEPGTGNIVEAVRHMRKVMGEIRTIQGMEEEELWKYARSIEAPLGLVKETAELGKLPVVNFAAGGIATPADASLMMQLGSDGIFVGSGIFKSNNPEAFAKAIVEATANYDKPEVLAEVSKGLGEAMKGLEMATLNESDRMQDRGI